The region ggtagttgaggctggaactatctcaACCTTtacgaaacagttggacaggtacatggatacgacaggtttggagggatatggaccaaacgcgggcaggtgggactagtgtagctgggacattgttggccggtctgggcaagttgggccgaagggcctgtttccacgctgtatcagtagatgactctttgactctaagacAAAAGTttaagacagagtacaggaaggattcAGAGAGACGGGTGACATGGTGTCGTGATAACAACCttcccctcaatgtcagcaagacgatgcAGCTTGTCATCGGCTTCATAAAGTGGGACGGTGTACACACTCCAGATTACATCAATGGTGCTGCAGTGGAAATGGTTACGGGCATCAAGTTCCTCAGCATAAATATCATCACACCAtgcattagagtcacagagtcatagagtgatacagtgcggaaacaggcccttcggcccaacttgcccacaccgaccaacatgccccagctacacttgtcctacctgcctgcatttggtccatatcactccaaacccgtcctatccatgtacctgtctaactgtttcttaaacgttgggatagtcccagcctcaactacctcctctggcagcttgttccatacacccaccaccccctgtgtgaaaaagttacccctcggattcccattaaatcttttccccttcaccttaaacctatgtcctctggtcctcgattcatctactctgggcaagagactctaaccgatctattcctctcatgattttacacacctctatgagatctcccctcatcctcctgcgctccaatgaatttagtccaggcctactcaacctctccctacaacacagaccctctagtccaggcaacatctttgtaaatcttctctgtcccctttGCAGCATGACAAAGTCTTTCCCACCGCCCGGCATCCTTTGGCTGCGTTTGTCCCATTGTGATATACATTCAGCTGACCTGAGAATTAGGCCAACAAAAGGCAGACAGAACAAAGCATTGGCCTTTTGTTTATTCAGCGTTAATGAACACTACTGACACTGCCGTCAGCAAATAATAATGGTATATGTCTGATGGAATCTAAACGCCCCCAGCTCAATGTACAATGTTGTATTCAAAGCAACTTTATCTGGCTATTTACCGACCTATTTTGAAATATATCTGTTCCATTGTATCTACCCGTCAGAAATGGGTCCTTTGTGCTTAGGGCTTGTTCGAGAGCTGCAGTGAAAGCAGGCTTTGAGGAGCACAATGGGCAGTAATGCATGGTCTCTGTGTTAACACAATTAAAATGACATGGAGGCAAAATGGAACTAAAGAtacatacatacctgtaggtACGTTTAAGTACATTCTTTTGCAATGAGACTTTGTGTCATGCGTTTTGTTGCATTAATGCTGACTTTACAATCTAGCAAGTTATTAGAATGACAAAGGCACTGCCTGGAGAGGCCTTTCCTGCCAACCATATAAATACTAAGCAGCGTGTGAGCTTGGCACATTCAGTCAGCTAGCAAGTTAACTGGAAAGCTCAACATGGGAAAGGTGAGGAGGACTCAGAGTTTACATGCGGCGTCAGATTTTGTTGGCTGGGGAATTATTGATAACCTTGTTTCTCCCCACAGATCAACTTCTACGAGGACAGGAACTTCCAGGGCCGGCACTATGAGTGCAGCACCGACTGTGCTGATCTGTCCTCTTACTTCAGCCGCTGTAACTCCATCCGTGTGGACAGTGACTGGTGGGTGGCGTACGAGAAACCCAACTACATGGGGTACCAGTATGTCCTGAACAGGGGGGAGTATCCTGACTACCAGCGCTGGATGGGATTCAACGACAACATCAGGTCCTGTCGCACCTACCCCCATGTAAGTTGTTATTTGTGGCATCTACGTTCTACCCAGTCACCACAGCTAACCACAgaactaattggaggaacagcacctcatatttcgcttgggcagcttgcagcccagcggtatgaacattgacctccaactttagatagttcctctgtccctctcttcccctcccccttcccagttctccctctatcttcctgtctccacctacttccttcctttgccccgccccctgacatcagtctgaagaagggtctcgacccaaaacgtcacccattccttctctccagtgatgctgcctgacctgctgagttactccagcattttgtgatttgtaccagcatctgcagttatttttctacagaaCTAGGCATGTTTGTGTTTCCGCTTCCAAAAGCTGTTTACCAGACGGATTTTAACTTTTCTCAAATTGGAGGAAGTTGGTTAACTTCCTATCAAATATCCACTTTACCCATTGACCACTGCCTGCCAAAGTGAAATGCAGCTCCTGCGGTTTTGCACTTGCAGTCGAGCAAGGCTACGTCTCATCGACAAACATGGAGGCTTGTTGTGGCACGCGACCTGCATCAAACCTCCTAAAGGATCTTTGATACAGGCTGGCAACTGGTCGCTTGTTTGTTAATGTTTAGTCATGTAGAGTCAAAAGCCAATAAAGTTCTATAGTCTGTGTTGAAAGTAGTGTTACTGCTCATGACACTAAATAATTGGCTTAATTTGAACTGACCCTTTTACTTTTACAGTGAAAGgatgagacgtacaggtatgtaggttaattggctgggtaaatgtaaaaattgtccctagtgggtgtaggatagtgttaatgtgcggggattactgggcggcacggacttggagggccgaaaaggcctgtttccggctgtatatatatgatatgatatgatatgagaggggatcttatagagacatataaaattataaaaggactggacacgctagatgcaggaaaaatgttcccaatgttgggcgagtccagaaccaggggccacagtcttagaataaaggggaggccatttaaaactgaggtgagaaggaactttttcacccagagagttgtgaatttgtggaattctctgctacagagggcagtggaggccaaatcactggatggatttaagagagagttggatagagctctaggggctagtggaatcaagggatatggggagaaggcaggcacgggttattgattgtggacgatcagccatgatcacaatgaatggcagtgctggctcgaagggccgaatggcctcctcctgcacctattttctatgtttttatgaaagTTTAGTATATTAAAAGCCACTAGCATCCTGACCTCCACTTATGCAATAGAAAAAAGTCTCACTAAGAGAAATACATCATAATTTACTGATGTTGATGAGCCTTCTTCTGGGTATACTCTGTAACATCATCTGTTTCATAGACCACCCGTTATTTTACATAAGAAAGATAGAGTAGAGCTGTTTGCTGTTAACAAGGCTCAGGCATAGTCAATATGTTTGGTCAACTTCTCTCTTCATAATTCGATACCCCTTTCTCGAAGTACATTCAGTGATATCTGCAGTTTCATCAGTgccattttttttccattccagTACCAAGGGGGCAACTACAAGATGAAGATTTACGAGAGGCCCGAATTCGGAGGGCAGATGATGGAATTCATGGACGACTGTCCCTCCGTCTACGATCGTTTCCGTTACCGTGACATCCACTCCTGCCACGTGATGGATGGACACTGGGTCTTCTATGAACAGCCCAACTACAAAGGCCGACAGTACTTCATGAGACCCGGGGAGTACAGGAAATACAATGACTGGGGTGGCTACAACTCCACCATCGGGTCCTTCAGGCGCATGAGGGACTTCTAGATGGTTGCTGGAAAGCCTGATCATATCTTGTTGAAACTCTGGTCAACataataaaataatttttatGACACCTATTATTTTATCGGATTCTTTTATTTTGGATAGAAAGTGTCACAAATGGTAGAATCAGGTAGTCTCGTGCATGAGTATGTTATTTGTTAGCCTTCGGTCATGGACATGATCAGAGGTACAGAAACTACTTGGGCCATAAACCCGAGGAGAGAATCTACATGTCGGGACTTTATTCAAGCTGATGGGAGTTGtggtaagaaagctggaaaaaagagtTGGGGGTGTGGGATAAAAgcttggtaagtgataggtggaaaccaaTGAGAAGGGTTACTaatatgcggagatcgctggtcgacacggacccggtgggccaaa is a window of Rhinoraja longicauda isolate Sanriku21f chromosome 8, sRhiLon1.1, whole genome shotgun sequence DNA encoding:
- the LOC144596103 gene encoding gamma-crystallin S-1-like; the encoded protein is MGKINFYEDRNFQGRHYECSTDCADLSSYFSRCNSIRVDSDWWVAYEKPNYMGYQYVLNRGEYPDYQRWMGFNDNIRSCRTYPHYQGGNYKMKIYERPEFGGQMMEFMDDCPSVYDRFRYRDIHSCHVMDGHWVFYEQPNYKGRQYFMRPGEYRKYNDWGGYNSTIGSFRRMRDF